A single window of Methylobacterium nodulans ORS 2060 DNA harbors:
- a CDS encoding L,D-transpeptidase family protein, with protein MAKRPVLAAASGLLLALSLAACQDGGFAGGGSTRHLQPIPQKTLALMSTKGMSAGDPILIRAYKKESEMEVWKRGSDGRYALLKTFPICRWSGQLGPKIRQGDRQAPEGFYTITPGQMNPNSSYYLSFDTGFPNAFDRANGRTGTYLMVHGTCSSAGCFAMTDEAIAEIYAIAREAFAGGQRGFQFQSYPFRMTAQNVAKYRNDPNMPFWKNLKEGSDYFEALREEPKVGVCGTRYVFGGADAAAGTCSPKLDPLVAEKRSKDEQEVAELIAKGTPAVRVVYQDGGQHPFFRETSPSTQLFAEQQTRRPNLGVVSRPEAIAAGPEEVPVDAKGRPILIAEAKAPDARSVESAKDSRGARKAGDPKAAARPTALAFAAPAATPAPIPTKEAAQALAPQSAAAPQPAAAPVTVASAEDDPSAYRKLLGNLFGSSAPPTAQAALPPPAPEPEPAAPAPKKVAAHAHPSAKAAEGRKPADAHKPADGRKPAAAKPAEAHKPAGSEKAPEAAGKRAAAPAGPSVAGVAN; from the coding sequence ATGGCGAAGCGTCCGGTGCTGGCGGCAGCAAGCGGTCTCCTGCTCGCACTCTCCCTGGCGGCCTGCCAGGACGGTGGCTTCGCGGGCGGCGGCTCCACCCGGCACCTGCAGCCGATCCCCCAGAAGACCCTGGCGCTGATGTCCACCAAGGGCATGTCGGCGGGCGATCCGATCCTCATCCGGGCCTACAAGAAGGAATCCGAGATGGAGGTCTGGAAGCGCGGGAGCGACGGCCGCTACGCGCTGCTCAAGACCTTCCCGATCTGCCGCTGGTCCGGCCAGCTCGGGCCGAAGATCCGCCAGGGCGACCGCCAGGCGCCGGAGGGGTTCTATACGATCACCCCGGGCCAGATGAACCCGAACTCCTCCTATTATCTCTCCTTCGATACCGGCTTCCCGAACGCTTTCGACCGCGCGAACGGCCGCACGGGCACCTACCTGATGGTGCATGGCACCTGCTCCTCGGCCGGCTGCTTCGCCATGACGGACGAGGCGATCGCCGAGATCTACGCGATCGCGCGGGAGGCCTTCGCGGGCGGGCAGCGGGGCTTCCAGTTCCAGTCCTATCCGTTCCGGATGACGGCGCAGAACGTCGCCAAGTACCGCAACGACCCGAACATGCCGTTCTGGAAGAACCTCAAGGAGGGCTCCGACTATTTCGAGGCCCTGCGCGAGGAGCCGAAGGTCGGCGTCTGCGGCACGCGCTACGTGTTCGGCGGCGCGGACGCGGCCGCCGGCACCTGCAGCCCGAAGCTCGATCCGCTGGTGGCCGAGAAGCGCAGCAAGGACGAGCAGGAGGTCGCGGAGCTGATCGCCAAGGGCACCCCGGCTGTCCGGGTGGTCTACCAGGATGGCGGCCAGCATCCGTTCTTCCGCGAGACCTCGCCGAGCACCCAGCTCTTCGCCGAGCAGCAGACCCGCCGGCCCAATCTCGGCGTGGTGAGCCGGCCCGAGGCCATCGCCGCCGGGCCCGAGGAGGTTCCGGTCGACGCGAAGGGCCGGCCGATCCTGATCGCCGAGGCGAAGGCGCCGGATGCCAGGTCCGTGGAGTCTGCGAAGGATTCCAGGGGCGCCCGCAAGGCGGGCGATCCGAAGGCCGCCGCGCGGCCGACCGCGCTCGCCTTCGCGGCGCCTGCTGCCACGCCCGCGCCGATCCCCACGAAGGAGGCCGCCCAGGCCCTCGCGCCGCAATCCGCTGCGGCGCCGCAGCCCGCCGCGGCGCCGGTGACGGTCGCGAGCGCCGAGGACGACCCCTCTGCCTACCGCAAGCTCCTCGGCAACCTGTTCGGCAGTTCGGCGCCGCCGACCGCCCAGGCCGCGCTTCCGCCGCCCGCGCCCGAGCCGGAACCCGCCGCGCCCGCCCCGAAGAAAGTCGCGGCGCATGCGCACCCGTCCGCCAAGGCTGCGGAAGGGCGCAAGCCCGCGGATGCGCATAAGCCTGCCGACGGGCGCAAGCCGGCGGCCGCCAAGCCGGCCGAGGCCCACAAGCCCGCCGGCTCCGAGAAGGCGCCCGAGGCGGCCGGCAAGCGTGCGGCCGCGCCTGCCGGCCCGAGCGTCGCCGGAGTTGCGAACTAG